The following are from one region of the Georgenia sp. M64 genome:
- the folE gene encoding GTP cyclohydrolase I FolE, with protein MLDGGTAVRPYDPEGVRRAVRDLLVAVGENPDREGLAGTPERMARAYAEMFAGLTEDPAEHLDAVFDIGHEEMVLVRDIPLYSMCEHHLLPFHGVAHVGYIPAVDGRVTGLSKLARLVEGYARRPQVQERLTSQVADALVARLEPRGAIVVVEAEHLCMSMRGVRKPGARTMTSAVRGRMRNAATRSEAMSLILAGTR; from the coding sequence CTGCTCGACGGCGGCACCGCCGTGCGGCCCTACGACCCCGAGGGCGTGCGGCGCGCGGTGCGCGACCTCCTCGTGGCGGTGGGGGAGAACCCTGACCGCGAGGGGCTCGCCGGGACGCCCGAGCGGATGGCCCGGGCCTACGCGGAGATGTTCGCGGGGCTGACGGAGGACCCCGCCGAGCACCTCGACGCCGTCTTCGACATCGGGCACGAGGAGATGGTCCTCGTGCGCGACATCCCCCTGTACTCGATGTGCGAGCACCACCTCCTGCCCTTCCACGGCGTCGCCCACGTCGGGTACATCCCCGCCGTCGACGGCCGGGTGACGGGGCTGAGCAAGCTCGCCCGCCTGGTCGAGGGCTACGCCCGCCGGCCCCAGGTCCAGGAGCGGCTCACCTCGCAGGTGGCCGACGCGCTCGTGGCCCGGCTCGAGCCGCGCGGGGCGATCGTCGTCGTCGAGGCCGAGCACCTGTGCATGTCCATGCGGGGCGTGCGCAAGCCCGGCGCCCGCACGATGACGTCGGCGGTGCGAGGTCGGATGCGCAACGCCGCCACGCGGTCGGAGGCCATGAGCCTCATCCTCGCCGGCACCCGCTGA
- the dacB gene encoding D-alanyl-D-alanine carboxypeptidase/D-alanyl-D-alanine-endopeptidase — protein sequence MARRRIAGVLAGVLVLGGYTAADAADVVPGVLTTDPVPADPRPFPDIPGDGLRAPAVAGPDTESPVPAAAALEGMADSLRADHRMIGEASVVVADGVTGEVLLDSEGATPRRPASSLKVLTAAAALAALGPDRVLTTSVVQTGDDRVVLVAGGDVMLAAGQGDPAAVRGHAGLADLAAATAAELTAQGVGEVSVSLADGLFTGPVHASGWSGLDLDFVMPVQPLAVDSGRDGAGGYLDDPALEAARTFAAALADAGVAVSGSVRRTPLPDDDLEPIATVESAPLAAVVREALRASDNSVTEVLGRLVAIERGGAADFAGATAAVRDQLADLGLDVEGVTLADTSGLSMDTTVPARLLTDVLVASLDPARPELAALVPGLPVGNLDGTLAERFTGDLAGRVRAKTGTLTVASSLSGTVLTADGRLLVFSVLTDDLPVGTTFQARLAIDDLVRTLGACGC from the coding sequence GTGGCACGGAGGAGGATCGCGGGTGTCCTCGCGGGCGTCCTCGTCCTGGGTGGGTACACCGCCGCCGACGCCGCGGACGTCGTGCCCGGGGTGCTCACCACCGATCCGGTCCCCGCCGACCCCCGGCCCTTCCCCGACATCCCGGGCGACGGCCTGCGCGCCCCCGCCGTCGCGGGCCCGGACACGGAGTCACCGGTGCCGGCGGCAGCGGCGCTGGAAGGGATGGCCGACAGCCTCCGGGCGGACCACCGCATGATCGGCGAGGCCTCCGTCGTCGTCGCCGACGGAGTGACGGGGGAGGTGCTCCTCGACTCCGAGGGCGCCACGCCGCGCCGGCCCGCCTCCTCGCTCAAGGTCCTCACCGCCGCCGCGGCGCTCGCCGCGCTCGGCCCGGACCGGGTCCTCACGACGTCGGTGGTCCAGACCGGCGACGACCGGGTCGTGCTCGTCGCGGGCGGCGACGTCATGCTCGCCGCGGGGCAGGGCGACCCCGCCGCGGTCCGGGGCCACGCCGGGCTCGCCGACCTCGCGGCCGCCACGGCGGCCGAGCTCACCGCGCAGGGGGTGGGCGAGGTGAGCGTCTCGCTGGCCGACGGCCTGTTCACCGGCCCTGTCCACGCGTCCGGCTGGAGCGGGCTGGACCTGGACTTCGTCATGCCGGTCCAGCCCCTCGCCGTCGACTCCGGCCGCGACGGTGCCGGCGGCTATCTCGACGACCCGGCCCTGGAGGCGGCCCGCACCTTCGCGGCCGCCCTGGCCGACGCCGGTGTCGCCGTCTCGGGGTCGGTCCGCCGCACCCCCCTGCCCGACGACGACCTCGAGCCGATCGCGACCGTCGAGTCCGCCCCGCTCGCGGCGGTGGTGCGCGAGGCCCTGCGCGCCTCCGACAACTCCGTCACCGAGGTCCTCGGCCGGCTGGTCGCGATCGAGCGGGGCGGAGCGGCGGACTTCGCGGGCGCGACCGCGGCGGTGCGCGACCAGCTGGCCGACCTCGGCCTCGACGTCGAGGGCGTCACCCTCGCCGACACCTCCGGCCTGAGCATGGACACCACCGTGCCGGCGCGCCTCCTCACCGACGTCCTCGTCGCCTCCCTCGACCCCGCCCGGCCCGAGCTCGCCGCGCTCGTGCCCGGCCTGCCCGTGGGCAACCTCGACGGCACGCTCGCCGAGCGCTTCACCGGCGACCTCGCCGGGCGTGTGCGCGCCAAGACCGGCACCCTCACCGTGGCCTCGTCCCTCAGCGGGACGGTGCTGACCGCCGACGGCCGCCTGCTGGTCTTCTCCGTCCTCACCGACGACCTCCCGGTCGGCACGACCTTCCAGGCCCGGCTGGCGATCGACGACCTCGTGCGCACGCTCGGCGCGTGTGGGTGCTAG
- the folK gene encoding 2-amino-4-hydroxy-6-hydroxymethyldihydropteridine diphosphokinase, producing MSIPGPDGRDLDRIRLLGLRAFGHHGVLAHERAQGQTFTADVVLHLDTRAAAATDDLADTVSYATVAEDVVAVLGGEPVDLLETLAERIAAVVLAHGVSAVDVTVHKPGAPLSVPFDDVELVIRRHAGRDDEDRGTPGMPAAGSAEDVNGEATGDAGPLTTRPAAEVPFVLALGANLGDAAATLREAVAALTAAEDVEVGAVSPLARTAAVLAPGQPDQPDYLNAVVVGTTALAPLELLGLARRLEDAHGRAREERWGARTVDVDVITYGDLQSDDPELTLPHPRAHERAFVLLPWSQVAPDAVLPGHGGVAELADRAADRSTVRWLALDWLEGPGEQGAR from the coding sequence GTGAGCATCCCGGGCCCCGACGGGCGCGACCTCGACCGCATCCGACTGCTCGGGCTGCGTGCCTTCGGCCACCACGGCGTGCTCGCGCACGAGCGCGCGCAGGGCCAGACCTTCACCGCGGACGTCGTGCTCCACCTCGACACGCGTGCCGCCGCCGCCACCGACGACCTCGCCGACACGGTCAGCTACGCCACGGTCGCCGAGGACGTCGTCGCCGTCCTCGGCGGGGAGCCGGTGGACCTGCTGGAGACCCTGGCCGAGCGCATCGCCGCGGTCGTGCTCGCCCACGGGGTCAGCGCGGTCGACGTCACCGTGCACAAGCCCGGCGCCCCGCTGTCGGTGCCCTTCGACGACGTCGAGCTCGTCATCCGCCGTCACGCGGGCCGCGACGACGAGGACCGCGGCACCCCCGGGATGCCGGCCGCCGGCAGCGCCGAGGACGTGAACGGCGAGGCGACCGGCGACGCGGGCCCGCTGACCACCCGCCCCGCCGCGGAGGTGCCTTTCGTCCTCGCGCTCGGGGCGAACCTCGGCGACGCCGCCGCCACCCTGCGAGAGGCCGTCGCGGCGCTGACGGCGGCCGAGGACGTCGAGGTCGGCGCCGTCTCGCCGCTCGCGCGGACCGCCGCGGTGCTCGCGCCCGGGCAGCCGGACCAGCCCGACTACCTCAACGCCGTCGTCGTGGGGACCACCGCCCTCGCGCCGCTGGAGCTCCTGGGCCTGGCGCGCCGCCTCGAGGACGCGCACGGCCGGGCCCGGGAGGAGCGCTGGGGGGCGCGCACCGTCGACGTCGACGTCATCACCTACGGCGACCTGCAGTCCGACGACCCGGAGCTGACGCTGCCGCACCCGCGCGCGCACGAGCGGGCGTTCGTCCTGCTGCCCTGGTCGCAGGTGGCGCCGGACGCGGTGCTGCCCGGCCACGGCGGCGTGGCCGAGCTCGCGGACCGGGCCGCCGACCGCTCCACCGTGCGCTGGCTGGCGCTCGACTGGCTCGAGGGTCCCGGCGAGCAGGGGGCCCGATGA
- the folP gene encoding dihydropteroate synthase, which yields MGVVNVTPDSFSDGGQWYDTEVAIAHARHLVAQGADLVDVGGESTRPGAEPVTPAEELARVLPVVETLAREGVAVSVDTINAMTARACVEAGAVVVNDVSGGLADRSMAATVADTGTTYVIQHWRGTPETMASLAVYDDVVGEVFAELADRISAAHAAGVRDEQIVLDPGLGFAKEAEHNWRLLAHLDDLAALGYPLLVGASRKRFLAGVVPAQVAAEPLARDAATAAVSALAAAAGVWAVRVHEVAGTADAVRVAAAWRSGR from the coding sequence ATGGGCGTCGTCAACGTCACGCCCGACTCCTTCTCCGACGGCGGCCAGTGGTACGACACCGAGGTGGCCATCGCCCACGCCCGGCACCTGGTGGCCCAGGGCGCGGACCTCGTCGACGTCGGCGGTGAGTCCACCCGTCCCGGCGCCGAGCCGGTCACCCCGGCGGAGGAGCTCGCCCGGGTTCTGCCCGTGGTCGAGACCCTCGCGCGCGAGGGGGTCGCCGTCAGCGTCGACACCATCAACGCCATGACCGCGCGGGCGTGCGTCGAGGCCGGCGCCGTCGTCGTCAACGACGTCTCCGGCGGTCTGGCGGACCGGTCGATGGCGGCCACCGTGGCCGACACCGGCACCACGTACGTCATCCAGCACTGGCGCGGCACCCCCGAGACGATGGCCTCCCTGGCCGTCTACGACGACGTCGTGGGCGAGGTCTTCGCCGAGCTCGCCGACCGCATCTCCGCCGCCCACGCCGCCGGGGTGCGCGACGAGCAGATCGTCCTGGACCCGGGCCTGGGCTTCGCCAAGGAGGCGGAGCACAACTGGCGCCTGCTGGCGCACCTCGACGACCTCGCCGCCCTGGGCTACCCCCTGCTCGTGGGTGCCTCCCGCAAGCGGTTCCTCGCCGGGGTGGTCCCCGCACAGGTGGCGGCCGAGCCGCTGGCCCGCGACGCCGCCACCGCGGCCGTGAGCGCCCTGGCGGCCGCCGCCGGCGTCTGGGCGGTCCGCGTCCACGAGGTCGCCGGGACGGCCGACGCCGTGCGGGTCGCCGCGGCCTGGCGGTCGGGGCGCTGA
- a CDS encoding C40 family peptidase, protein MDARPGTRRMTAALAVLALSTAGFTAGATAAPSEDEIAESRAAETVTVRSIASLEVELATVAAEVEEAAVRASLTNEDFLAAQAALAAAVSTAQERQAEADAAAEEVEAARAQLGQVAAALYQDSSVGLAHITPYLSSDSFAEAMGRTSTLERLGSRADKHIQRFQALEQVHRTLQGRADEAVAAQERATDELGAASEAAEAGYAQAQDQAIVAAQRRGELIVELAAQRSTTVELERARQDALDADRLSRQDAAARSQALAAIPAAAATGPAPAVQSPAAQSPAAQSPAAQAPTAQAPAAPSPAQDPEPAPAPAPAPAPAPAPAPAPAPAPAPAPAPAPAPAPAPAPAPAPAPAPAPAPAPAPAPAPAPAPAPAPAPAPAPAPAPAPPVNTSAVDRAIAFARSQLGVPYVWGGTGNPGYDCSGLTMRAFGAAGISLPRTTRAQWDVATKVPLSQVKKGDLVFWSSNGQRSGIYHVAIYTGGNMRIHAPSPGKTVEEVPMWHVNIMPVVGRL, encoded by the coding sequence GTGGACGCACGACCCGGTACGCGGCGGATGACGGCCGCCCTCGCCGTCCTTGCCCTGTCGACGGCAGGCTTCACGGCCGGTGCGACCGCAGCCCCGAGCGAGGACGAGATCGCGGAGTCCCGGGCCGCCGAGACGGTCACGGTCCGGTCGATCGCATCCCTCGAGGTCGAGCTCGCCACGGTGGCCGCCGAGGTCGAGGAGGCCGCGGTCCGCGCCTCGCTGACCAACGAGGACTTCCTCGCGGCGCAGGCGGCTCTCGCCGCCGCCGTCAGCACGGCGCAGGAGCGCCAGGCCGAGGCAGACGCCGCGGCCGAGGAGGTGGAGGCGGCACGTGCACAGCTCGGTCAGGTGGCCGCCGCGCTCTACCAGGACAGCTCGGTCGGACTCGCCCACATCACCCCCTACCTCTCCTCCGACAGCTTCGCGGAGGCGATGGGTCGCACGTCCACGCTCGAGCGCCTCGGCAGTCGCGCGGACAAGCACATCCAGCGCTTCCAGGCACTCGAACAGGTCCACCGCACGCTGCAGGGCCGTGCCGACGAGGCGGTCGCCGCGCAGGAACGGGCCACGGACGAGCTCGGCGCCGCGTCCGAGGCGGCCGAGGCCGGCTACGCCCAGGCGCAGGACCAGGCCATCGTTGCCGCGCAGCGGCGCGGGGAGCTCATCGTCGAGCTCGCAGCGCAGCGATCCACCACGGTCGAGCTCGAGCGTGCCCGTCAGGACGCGCTCGACGCCGATCGGCTCTCCCGTCAGGACGCCGCCGCCCGGTCCCAGGCCCTCGCCGCCATCCCGGCCGCCGCAGCGACGGGCCCTGCGCCCGCCGTCCAGAGCCCGGCTGCCCAGAGCCCCGCTGCCCAGAGCCCGGCTGCCCAGGCGCCGACCGCGCAGGCGCCGGCCGCGCCGAGCCCGGCCCAGGATCCGGAGCCCGCCCCGGCTCCCGCGCCCGCCCCGGCGCCCGCGCCCGCTCCGGCGCCCGCACCTGCTCCGGCCCCGGCGCCCGCTCCGGCCCCGGCGCCCGCTCCGGCCCCGGCGCCCGCTCCGGCCCCGGCGCCCGCGCCGGCGCCTGCTCCGGCGCCTGCTCCGGCGCCCGCACCTGCTCCTGCTCCGGCACCCGCGCCCGCACCTGCTCCGGCCCCTGCGCCCGCGCCCGCACCCGCCCCGCCGGTCAACACCTCGGCCGTCGACCGCGCGATCGCCTTCGCCCGGTCCCAGCTCGGTGTCCCGTACGTGTGGGGTGGAACCGGGAACCCCGGCTACGACTGCTCGGGCCTGACCATGCGGGCCTTCGGGGCCGCCGGGATCTCGTTGCCCCGCACCACCCGCGCCCAGTGGGACGTCGCGACCAAGGTGCCGCTGAGCCAGGTCAAGAAGGGCGACCTGGTGTTCTGGAGCAGCAACGGCCAGCGTTCAGGGATCTACCACGTCGCGATCTACACCGGTGGCAACATGCGCATCCACGCGCCCAGCCCCGGAAAGACCGTCGAGGAGGTGCCCATGTGGCACGTCAACATCATGCCGGTGGTGGGCCGCCTCTGA
- a CDS encoding zinc-dependent metalloprotease, which yields MSEAVDWQVAVRRAGGLARPGPRGSRAELRALITVLRTAAREAPRHVGAITGLHAAAEAAARVPVYVVDRPRWAEANVEMFAHLTDGLLPAATRPGAARIAGEEMGVVLSLLSTKVLGQFDPFTAGAPGRLLLVAPNVLHIERELDLDAMDFRMWVCLHEQTHAVQFAAAPWLADHLRTKMRSVVDEVADSDDALARIARAARAVVETLGSLRGEPRPHEMGGALVEAFLDEEERAAMGEVVAVMSLLEGHADVVMDEVGPARLPSVRRIRASFEKRRDGTSAPDVLLRRLLGMDAKVAQYRNGARFVRDVVARVGHDGLNAVWTGAEHLPSAAEIADPDAWVRRVHG from the coding sequence ATGAGCGAAGCCGTGGACTGGCAGGTCGCCGTGCGACGCGCGGGCGGCCTCGCCCGCCCGGGCCCGAGGGGCTCGCGCGCGGAGCTGCGGGCGCTCATCACGGTGCTGCGCACCGCCGCCCGGGAGGCCCCCCGCCACGTCGGCGCGATCACGGGGCTGCACGCCGCCGCCGAGGCCGCCGCCCGCGTGCCCGTGTACGTCGTGGACCGGCCGCGCTGGGCCGAGGCCAACGTCGAGATGTTCGCCCACCTCACCGACGGGCTGCTGCCCGCGGCCACCCGGCCCGGGGCCGCCCGGATCGCCGGCGAGGAGATGGGCGTGGTCCTCTCCCTGCTCTCGACCAAGGTGCTCGGCCAGTTCGACCCGTTCACCGCGGGCGCACCCGGTCGACTGCTCCTCGTCGCCCCCAACGTGCTGCACATCGAGCGCGAGCTGGACCTCGACGCCATGGACTTCCGCATGTGGGTGTGCCTGCACGAGCAGACGCACGCCGTGCAGTTCGCCGCCGCCCCGTGGCTCGCCGACCACCTGCGGACGAAGATGCGCTCGGTCGTCGACGAGGTCGCCGACAGCGACGACGCCCTCGCCCGCATCGCCCGGGCGGCCCGCGCCGTCGTGGAGACCCTCGGCTCGCTGCGCGGCGAGCCGCGCCCGCACGAGATGGGCGGCGCGCTCGTGGAGGCCTTCCTCGACGAGGAGGAGCGGGCCGCGATGGGTGAGGTCGTGGCGGTCATGAGCCTGCTCGAAGGGCACGCCGACGTCGTCATGGATGAGGTCGGCCCCGCCCGGCTGCCCTCGGTGCGCCGCATCCGCGCCTCCTTCGAGAAGCGTCGCGACGGCACCTCCGCCCCCGACGTGCTCCTGCGGCGCCTGCTCGGGATGGACGCCAAGGTCGCCCAGTACCGCAACGGCGCCCGCTTCGTCCGTGACGTCGTCGCCCGCGTCGGGCACGACGGGCTCAACGCCGTGTGGACCGGTGCCGAGCACCTGCCCAGCGCCGCCGAGATCGCCGATCCGGACGCCTGGGTGCGCCGCGTCCACGGCTGA
- a CDS encoding inorganic diphosphatase, producing MEFDVTIEIPKGNRNKYEVDHETGRIRLDRMLFTSTRYPDDYGFIEDTLGEDGDPLDALVLLEEPTFPGCLIRCRALGMFRMKDEAGGDDKVLCVPAADQRASWRTDIEDVSEFHRLEIQHFFEVYKDLEPGKSVEGAHWVGREAAEHEIRRSYERAKEQGYHNNGVH from the coding sequence GTGGAGTTCGACGTCACGATCGAGATCCCCAAGGGGAACCGCAACAAGTACGAGGTCGATCACGAGACCGGGCGGATCCGCCTGGACCGGATGCTCTTCACGTCCACCCGCTACCCCGACGACTACGGGTTCATCGAGGACACGCTCGGCGAGGACGGCGACCCGCTCGACGCGCTGGTGCTGCTCGAGGAGCCGACCTTCCCCGGCTGCCTCATCCGCTGCCGCGCCCTGGGGATGTTCCGGATGAAGGACGAGGCCGGCGGGGACGACAAGGTCCTGTGCGTCCCGGCGGCCGACCAGCGCGCGTCGTGGCGCACGGACATCGAGGACGTCAGCGAGTTCCACCGCCTGGAGATCCAGCACTTCTTCGAGGTGTACAAGGACCTCGAGCCGGGCAAGTCGGTCGAGGGCGCCCACTGGGTGGGCCGTGAGGCGGCCGAGCACGAGATCCGCCGGTCGTACGAGCGGGCCAAGGAGCAGGGCTACCACAACAACGGCGTCCACTGA
- the tilS gene encoding tRNA lysidine(34) synthetase TilS, whose product MAGPPPDVAAARSAVRTALGDLPPGARVLVACSGGADSLALAAAAAFVAAREGWQAGAVVVDHKLAPGSGEVAARAAAQCRDLGLDPVLVRAVDVRGGPGGTGAGGPEAAARSARYDALAEAATAVGAAAVLLGHTLDDQAETVLLRLARGSGVRSLAAMAPVRGLLRRPFLGLRREQTEAVCRAAGLEPARDPGNAADGPWRAADGSALRRAAVRERALPALVAALGPGVVPALARTAEQLRRDGALLDAQAGALLDDAVVATAPLILDAATLAAAHPALRSRALRTAALRAGAAPGALAAVHLDALEALVTAFHGQGAVQLPGGVEARRRCGRLALHPAGTPPGGGTE is encoded by the coding sequence ATGGCCGGACCGCCGCCCGACGTTGCCGCCGCCCGCTCCGCCGTCCGGACCGCGCTCGGCGACCTGCCGCCCGGCGCGAGGGTCCTCGTGGCCTGCTCCGGCGGGGCCGACTCGCTCGCGCTGGCGGCGGCGGCGGCGTTCGTCGCGGCGCGCGAGGGGTGGCAGGCCGGGGCCGTCGTCGTCGACCACAAGCTGGCCCCCGGCTCGGGGGAGGTCGCCGCCCGCGCGGCCGCGCAGTGCCGCGACCTCGGTCTCGACCCGGTCCTCGTGCGCGCCGTCGACGTCCGCGGCGGTCCCGGGGGCACCGGTGCCGGCGGCCCCGAGGCCGCCGCCCGCTCCGCGCGGTACGACGCGCTCGCCGAGGCGGCGACGGCGGTCGGCGCGGCGGCCGTCCTGCTCGGGCACACCCTGGACGACCAGGCCGAGACGGTCCTGCTCCGCCTAGCCCGCGGCTCGGGCGTCCGGTCCCTCGCCGCGATGGCACCCGTGCGGGGCCTGCTGCGGCGGCCGTTCCTCGGGCTGCGGCGCGAGCAGACCGAGGCGGTGTGCCGGGCGGCGGGGCTCGAGCCCGCCCGCGACCCGGGCAACGCCGCGGACGGCCCCTGGCGCGCCGCGGACGGCTCGGCGCTGCGCCGGGCGGCGGTGCGCGAACGGGCCCTGCCCGCCCTCGTCGCCGCCCTCGGCCCGGGGGTCGTGCCCGCGCTCGCCCGCACGGCCGAGCAGCTGCGCCGCGACGGCGCCCTCCTCGACGCCCAGGCCGGCGCCCTCCTCGACGACGCCGTCGTCGCGACCGCGCCCCTCATCCTCGACGCGGCCACCCTGGCCGCCGCCCACCCCGCGCTGCGCAGCCGGGCCCTGCGCACCGCCGCCCTGCGCGCGGGCGCCGCACCCGGTGCCCTCGCCGCGGTCCACCTCGACGCCCTCGAGGCCCTGGTCACCGCCTTCCACGGCCAGGGCGCCGTCCAGCTCCCCGGCGGTGTGGAGGCCCGGCGGCGGTGTGGCAGGCTTGCCCTGCACCCGGCCGGGACACCGCCCGGCGGCGGTACCGAGTGA
- the ftsH gene encoding ATP-dependent zinc metalloprotease FtsH codes for MNAKNLLRGPLVWILLVLLLVSMAWSLLGQGATQRIDTSQGLELLAGDTVEQVEITEGSQRVRMTLSEPFVADDGEGGEVDKGTSVEFYYVAPQGETVVGAVEAADPEQGYNSVVPQQSWLSSLLLFVLPMILIFVVFWWILSRAQGGAGGMMKFGKSKARMVNKENPDVTFADVAGEEEAVEELEEIKEFLAEPEKFQAVGAKIPKGVLLYGPPGTGKTLIARAVAGEAGVPFFSISGSEFVEMFVGVGASRVRDLFEQAKANAPAIIFVDEIDAVGRHRGAGMGGGHDEREQTLNQLLVEMDGFDVKTNVILIAATNRPDVLDPALLRPGRFDRQVAVEAPDLHGRHAILNVHAKGKPMAPGVDLRMVAKRTPGFTGADLANVLNEAALLTARSGAQLIDDRALDEAIDRVVAGPQKRTRVMNEKEQKVTAYHEGGHALAAAALRYTDPVTKVTILPRGRALGYTMVMPSEDKYSTSRNELLDQLAYAMGGRVAEEIVFHDPTTGASNDIEKATAIARKMVVEYGMSDRVGAIKLGKSDAEPFLGRDYGHQRDYSEDVARIVDEETRRLIEEAHDEAWEILTEYRHVLDDLVLHLLEKETLNEAELARVFAPVVKRAPRPVWLSSDGRPVSDLPPVLTAAERDRGERMAPEDQAAAAGETPLDGVGQVPGGGRIGGPAEGL; via the coding sequence ATGAATGCCAAGAACCTGCTGCGAGGACCACTGGTGTGGATCCTCCTCGTCCTCCTCCTCGTCTCCATGGCGTGGTCCCTCCTCGGGCAGGGGGCGACCCAGCGGATCGACACCTCCCAGGGCCTGGAGCTCCTCGCCGGCGACACCGTCGAGCAGGTGGAGATCACCGAGGGCTCCCAGCGGGTGCGGATGACCCTGTCCGAACCGTTCGTGGCCGACGACGGCGAGGGCGGGGAGGTCGACAAGGGCACCTCGGTCGAGTTCTACTACGTCGCCCCGCAGGGGGAGACGGTCGTCGGCGCCGTCGAGGCGGCCGACCCGGAGCAGGGCTACAACTCCGTGGTCCCGCAGCAGTCGTGGCTGTCCTCCCTGCTGCTGTTCGTCCTGCCGATGATCCTCATCTTCGTCGTCTTCTGGTGGATCCTCTCCCGCGCCCAGGGCGGGGCCGGCGGCATGATGAAGTTCGGCAAGTCCAAGGCCCGGATGGTCAACAAGGAGAACCCCGACGTCACCTTCGCCGACGTCGCCGGCGAGGAGGAGGCCGTCGAGGAGCTCGAGGAGATCAAGGAGTTCCTCGCCGAGCCGGAGAAGTTCCAGGCGGTGGGCGCGAAGATCCCCAAGGGCGTGCTCCTCTACGGCCCGCCCGGGACCGGCAAGACCCTCATCGCCCGCGCCGTCGCCGGCGAGGCCGGGGTGCCGTTCTTCTCGATCTCCGGCTCGGAGTTCGTCGAGATGTTCGTCGGTGTCGGCGCCTCGCGCGTGCGTGACCTGTTCGAGCAGGCCAAGGCCAACGCGCCCGCCATCATCTTCGTCGACGAGATCGACGCCGTCGGGCGCCACCGCGGCGCCGGCATGGGCGGCGGCCACGACGAGCGCGAGCAGACCCTCAACCAGCTCCTCGTGGAGATGGACGGCTTCGACGTCAAGACCAACGTCATCCTCATCGCCGCCACCAACCGTCCTGACGTGCTCGACCCCGCCCTGCTGCGGCCGGGCCGGTTCGACCGCCAGGTCGCCGTCGAGGCCCCCGACCTGCACGGGCGTCACGCCATCCTCAACGTCCACGCCAAGGGCAAGCCCATGGCCCCCGGCGTGGACCTGCGCATGGTCGCCAAGCGCACCCCAGGCTTCACCGGCGCCGACCTCGCCAACGTCCTCAACGAGGCCGCCCTGCTCACCGCCCGCTCGGGCGCCCAGCTCATCGACGACCGCGCCCTGGACGAGGCGATCGACCGCGTCGTCGCGGGGCCGCAGAAGCGCACCCGGGTCATGAACGAGAAGGAGCAGAAGGTCACCGCCTACCACGAGGGTGGGCACGCCCTGGCCGCGGCGGCCCTGCGCTACACCGACCCCGTGACCAAGGTGACGATCCTGCCGCGCGGCCGGGCCCTGGGCTACACCATGGTCATGCCCAGCGAGGACAAGTACTCCACCTCCCGCAACGAGCTCCTCGACCAGCTGGCGTACGCCATGGGCGGTCGCGTGGCGGAGGAGATCGTCTTCCACGACCCCACCACCGGAGCCTCCAACGACATCGAGAAGGCCACCGCCATCGCGCGGAAGATGGTCGTCGAGTACGGCATGAGCGACCGGGTGGGCGCGATCAAGCTGGGCAAGTCCGACGCCGAGCCCTTCCTCGGCCGCGACTACGGCCACCAGCGCGACTACTCCGAGGACGTCGCGCGCATCGTGGACGAGGAGACCCGCCGGCTCATCGAGGAGGCCCACGACGAGGCGTGGGAGATCCTCACCGAGTACCGCCACGTCCTGGACGACCTCGTGCTGCACCTCCTGGAGAAGGAGACGCTCAACGAGGCCGAGCTCGCGCGGGTCTTCGCCCCCGTCGTCAAGCGGGCGCCGCGCCCGGTGTGGCTCTCCTCCGACGGCCGGCCCGTCAGCGACCTCCCGCCGGTCCTCACCGCCGCCGAGCGGGACCGCGGGGAGCGCATGGCGCCCGAGGACCAGGCGGCCGCGGCGGGGGAGACCCCGCTCGACGGCGTCGGCCAGGTGCCGGGCGGCGGCCGCATCGGCGGGCCCGCCGAGGGGCTCTAG
- the hpt gene encoding hypoxanthine phosphoribosyltransferase, producing the protein MDARDMGEDLEKILLTEEQIGTRLEEMAALIDADYAGRELLLVGVLRGAVMVMADLSRRMHLPIQMDWMAVSSYGSGTKSSGVVRILKDLDNDLTGRDVLIVEDIIDSGLTLSWLVANLRSRGPASVEIATLLRKPEAAKVDVDVRYVGFDIPPEFVVGYGLDYAERYRHLPFVGTLAPHVYGG; encoded by the coding sequence ATGGACGCGCGTGACATGGGTGAGGACCTGGAGAAGATCCTCCTCACCGAGGAGCAGATCGGCACCCGGCTCGAGGAGATGGCCGCCCTCATCGACGCCGACTACGCCGGGCGCGAGCTGCTGCTCGTCGGCGTCCTGCGCGGCGCGGTGATGGTCATGGCCGACCTCTCCCGGCGGATGCACCTGCCGATCCAGATGGACTGGATGGCGGTCTCGTCCTACGGCTCGGGGACGAAGTCGTCCGGCGTCGTGCGCATCCTCAAGGACCTCGACAACGACCTCACCGGCCGGGACGTCCTCATCGTCGAGGACATCATCGACTCCGGGCTCACCCTGTCCTGGCTCGTGGCCAACCTGCGCTCGCGCGGGCCGGCCTCGGTGGAGATCGCGACCCTGCTGCGCAAGCCCGAGGCGGCCAAGGTCGACGTCGACGTGCGCTACGTCGGGTTCGACATCCCGCCCGAGTTCGTCGTCGGCTACGGCCTGGACTACGCCGAGCGCTACCGCCACCTGCCCTTCGTCGGGACCCTCGCACCGCACGTCTACGGCGGCTGA